GCCCGATCACCACATAGTCGGTCTTCTTGCTCACGCTCGAGGCGGCCTTGCCCCCCGCGGCGATCACGGCCTCCTGCGCGCCGTCGCGGGAATGCTCCGGCATGGACCCCGTGACGACGATCGTGAGGCCGGAGAGCGGCCCGTCGATCGCCGCGGCCCGCCCGGGTCCCGGATGCCCCGGGGTGGCCCACGGAACCCCCGCCGCGGCCCAGCGCTCCACGATCTCGAGGTGCCAATCCACCGTGAACCAGTCGAGCACCGCATCGGCGATGATGCCGCCCACGCCGTCCACGGCGGCGAGCTCGTCACGGGTGGCGGAGCGGATGGCGGCGAGCGAGCCGAACCAGTCGGCGAGGGCGCGCGCGGCCACCGGCCCCACGTGGCGGATGTTGAGGGCGACGAGGAAGCGCCAGAGCTCCTTCGACTTCGCCTTCTCGAGCTCGTCGAGCAGCGTCTTCGCCGCCTCGGACGGTCCCTCGATCGCGGGCTGGTCCTTGCGGGCCTGCTGAACGATCTTGCGGAACGGGGTGCGGGTGTCGAGCGAGCCGTCGTCGAGCCGTTTGCGCTCACCCGTCTCCACGTCGCGCACCACGACCTCGATCGGCATGAGCTGCTCGAGGGTGAGGTCGAACAGCCCCGCCTCCGTCTCGAGCGGGGCCGGCTTCGGACTCTCGGGCTGGGTGAGCGCCGCCGCCCCCACCTCGCCGAGGCCCTCGATGTCGAGCGCCCCGCGCGATCCGATGTGCTCGACACGCCCCCGCACCTGCGCGGGGCAGGCGCGGGCGTTCGGGCAGCGCAGGTCGATGTCGCCCTCCTTGGCGGGCGCGAGCGGCGTACCGCATTCGGGGCAGTTCGCGGGCATCACGAACTCGCGCTCGGTGCCGTCGCGCAGTTCGACCACCGGACCGAGCACCTCGGGGATCACATCCCCCGCCTTGCGCAGCACCACGGTGTCGCCGATCAGCACGCCTTTCGCCTTCACGACGTCCTGGTTGTGGAGGGTGGCCTGCCGCACGGTGGACCCCGACACGCGCGCCGGCTCCATGACGGCGAACGGGGTGGCCCGGCCGGTGCGCCCGACCGAGACGACGATGTCGAGCAGCCGCGTCTGCACCTCCTCCGGAGGGTACTTGTACGCGATTGCCCAGCGCGGGGCACGGCTCGTGGCGCCGAGCTCGTCGTGGAGGGCGAGCTCGTCGACCTTCACGACGATGCCGTCGATCTCGTGCTCGACATCGTGGCGATGCTCACCGTAGTGGGCGACGTAGGCGAGCACGCCGTCGACATCCGCGCTCACCGGGCTGTACGGGGTGGTCGGCAGTCCCCAGCCGCGCAGGATGTCGTACACCTCGCTCTGGGCGGCGACCGGCGGGTCGGGCCAGGCGCCGATGCCGTGCACGAACAGGCGCAGCGCACCGATGCGGGCGAGCGCGGCCTCGAGCTCGAGGCCGTCCTTCTTGTCGAGCTGCTGGCGGAGACCGCCGGATGCCGCGTTGCGCGGGTTGGCGAAAGCCGGGAAGCGGCGTGCGGCCGAGAGCCGCGCCCGCTCCTCGTCGAAGGCGGCGGAGCGGCCCTTCGCGCGCTCGGCGGATTCCGCGAAGGCGCGCTCGCGCAGTTCGGCCTGCAGCTCGTTGAGGCGCTCGAAGGCGGCGACCGGGATGAACACCTCGCCCCGCACCTCCACGAGCGCGGGGTGCCCCTCCCCCGCGAGACGTGCGGGCACATCCGCGAGACGCAGGGCGTTCTCGGTGACGAGCTCGCCGACGCGTCCGTCGCCGCGGGTGGCAGCCGAGGTGAGCACGCCGTGCTCGTAACGCAGGTTGAGGGCGAGGCCGTCGATCTTGAGCTCGGTGAGCCACGAGACGGGTCGCGCCGCGGCGTCCGCGGTCTTCACGCACCAGTCGCGCAGCTCGTCGGGCGAGAACACGTTGTCGAGGCTCAGCATCCGCTCGGCGTGCTCGATCGTGGCGAGGCCGCCCGTGCTCGTGCCTGCGCCGACCGTCTGGGTGGGCGAGTCCTGGCTCTGCAGCTCGGGGAACAGGCGCTCGAGCTCTTCGAGGCGGTGCATGAGGGCGTCGTATTCGGAGTCGGCGACGAGCGTGGTGTCGCGCGCGTAGTACGCCTCGCGCAGTTCGAGGATGCGGGCGGTGAGCTGTTCGGCCTCGGCGTGGGCCGCCTGCAGCTCGGATCCGGTTGCCACCCGCTCAGCCTATTGCGGACCCCCGACGCGCGATCGGGTCCATGGCGCGGCTGGAGCTGCGACCGCACGGCGGGGGGCGTTTCCCCCGCCGTCGTGGCGCGGCTCCAGCCGCGCCACGATCACGCGCGGGCGGGCACGGCGGAGACGGTGCGGTCGATCGTGGTCTGGCCGACGACGCGCGTGCCGACGTAGACCACCGCGGTCTGCCCCGGGGCGACCCCCTCGAGCGGGGCGTCGACGCGGACGACGAGCTCGCCGCCCTCCACCCGTGCCGTCGCGGCGACCGGCTCGGCGTGGGCGCGCACCTGCACCTCGCACGCGAAACCGTCCACCGCATCCGCGGGCGCGATGCCGGCCCAGCTGAACCGGGATCCGGCGAGCTCGGAGATCGCGAGCGCCTCCTTCGGGCCGACGATCACCTCGTTCGTCTTCGGACGCACCTCGAGCACGAAACGCGGGCGGCCATCCGCCGAGGGGTAGCCGATGTTCAACCCCTTGCGCTGGCCGACCGTGAAGGCGGCCGCGCCGGGATGGGTGCCGAGCCGCGTGCCGTCACGGTCGAGGATCGGACCCTCCTCGGCGCCGACCCGCTCGGCGAGCCAGCCGCGGGTGTCGCCGTCGGGGATGAAGCAGATGTCGTGGCTGTCAGGCTTCGCCGCCACCGAGAGCCCGCGCGCCTCGGCCTCCGCCCGCACCTCCGCCTTCGACGGGGTCGCGCCCAGCGGGAACCACGCGTGCTCCAGCTGCTCGGTCGTGAGCACGCCGAGCACGTACGACTGATCCTTCGCCCACGCGGCGGCGCGGTGCAGCTCGACGCCGTCCGGACCCCGCCGCACCTCGGCGTAGTGCCCGGTGACGACCGCGTCGAAGCCGAGCGCGAGCGCCTTCTCGAGCAGGGCCGCGAACTTGATGCGCTCGTTGCAGCGCATGCAGGGGTTGGGGGTGCGGCCGGCGGCGTACTCGGCCACGAAGTCGTCGATCACGTCGTCGCGGAAGCGCTCCGAGAAGTCCCAGACATAGAAGGGGATGCCGAGCTTCGCGGCGGCGCGGCGGGCATCCATCGAGTCCTCGATCGTGCAGCAGCCGCGGGATCCGGTGCGCAGCGTTCCCGGGGCGCGGCTGAGGGCGAGGTGCACGCCCACCACCTCGTGGCCGGCCTCGACGGCGCGCGCCGCCGCGACGGCGCTGTCGACGCCGCCGCTCATCGCCGCCAGGATCCGCATGCCTCCAGGGTACGCGGGGTTGCCCCCGCGGCGGTCCTCTCCCGGGTCGGAGGCCTGGCGTCCCATCTCACGGAGTCCGGCAACCGGAATCAAGGAGCAGACTCGGAAACGGGGCATCTTCCGCCACACTGCTCGACTCGCGTCACCCCGGCTCCTTGAGATGGGATGCGCCGCTCCTTGAGATGGGAGGGCGGGCTCCTTGAGATGGGAGGGCGGGAGGCGATACCCCGGCGGCGGCGGTCAGCCCGCCACCAGCCGGGCCCGGGCGACCGCGGCGGGGAGCGCCGCGAGCAGGACGTCGACGTCGGCATCCGTCGAGTCGTGGCCGAGGGTGACCCGGATGGCGCCTCGCGCTTCGCGCTCCGACACCCCCATCGCGAGCAGCACATGCGACAGCTCCGGGACGCCCGCCTGGCAGGCCGACCCGGTCGAGACGGCGACCCCGGCCGCGTCGAGCAGATACAGCAGGGCGTCACCATCGGCGCCCGCGAAGGTGAAGTGGGCGTTCCCGGGCAGGCGGCCGGCCGCCTCGGGATCCCCGCGGAGCGTGGCCCCCTCGACCGAGCCGAGCACGCCCGCGACGAGCCGGTCGCGCAGCGCCGCGACCCCATCGAGAGGCAGCGCCGCCTGCGCCCGCGCGGCCGCCACCCCGAACGCCACCGCACCGGCCGCATCCTGCGTGCCGGACCGTCCGCGCTGCTGGTCCCCACCGTGCAGCAGCGC
The Protaetiibacter larvae DNA segment above includes these coding regions:
- the ligA gene encoding NAD-dependent DNA ligase LigA, encoding MATGSELQAAHAEAEQLTARILELREAYYARDTTLVADSEYDALMHRLEELERLFPELQSQDSPTQTVGAGTSTGGLATIEHAERMLSLDNVFSPDELRDWCVKTADAAARPVSWLTELKIDGLALNLRYEHGVLTSAATRGDGRVGELVTENALRLADVPARLAGEGHPALVEVRGEVFIPVAAFERLNELQAELRERAFAESAERAKGRSAAFDEERARLSAARRFPAFANPRNAASGGLRQQLDKKDGLELEAALARIGALRLFVHGIGAWPDPPVAAQSEVYDILRGWGLPTTPYSPVSADVDGVLAYVAHYGEHRHDVEHEIDGIVVKVDELALHDELGATSRAPRWAIAYKYPPEEVQTRLLDIVVSVGRTGRATPFAVMEPARVSGSTVRQATLHNQDVVKAKGVLIGDTVVLRKAGDVIPEVLGPVVELRDGTEREFVMPANCPECGTPLAPAKEGDIDLRCPNARACPAQVRGRVEHIGSRGALDIEGLGEVGAAALTQPESPKPAPLETEAGLFDLTLEQLMPIEVVVRDVETGERKRLDDGSLDTRTPFRKIVQQARKDQPAIEGPSEAAKTLLDELEKAKSKELWRFLVALNIRHVGPVAARALADWFGSLAAIRSATRDELAAVDGVGGIIADAVLDWFTVDWHLEIVERWAAAGVPWATPGHPGPGRAAAIDGPLSGLTIVVTGSMPEHSRDGAQEAVIAAGGKAASSVSKKTDYVVIGPGAGSKATKAAELGIPVIEADDFSRFLAEGPSILG
- the mnmA gene encoding tRNA 2-thiouridine(34) synthase MnmA, producing MRILAAMSGGVDSAVAAARAVEAGHEVVGVHLALSRAPGTLRTGSRGCCTIEDSMDARRAAAKLGIPFYVWDFSERFRDDVIDDFVAEYAAGRTPNPCMRCNERIKFAALLEKALALGFDAVVTGHYAEVRRGPDGVELHRAAAWAKDQSYVLGVLTTEQLEHAWFPLGATPSKAEVRAEAEARGLSVAAKPDSHDICFIPDGDTRGWLAERVGAEEGPILDRDGTRLGTHPGAAAFTVGQRKGLNIGYPSADGRPRFVLEVRPKTNEVIVGPKEALAISELAGSRFSWAGIAPADAVDGFACEVQVRAHAEPVAATARVEGGELVVRVDAPLEGVAPGQTAVVYVGTRVVGQTTIDRTVSAVPARA